Proteins from a genomic interval of Zingiber officinale cultivar Zhangliang chromosome 2A, Zo_v1.1, whole genome shotgun sequence:
- the LOC122040507 gene encoding probable clathrin assembly protein At4g32285 translates to MRKALGTVKDQTSISLAKVSSNMAPELDVAIVKATSHDEEPASEKYLREILNMTSYSKGHVSACIATVSRRLGKTRDWIVALKALTLVHRLLADGDPAFQHEILYATRRGTRLLNMSDFRDEAHSNSWDHSAFVRTYALYLDQRLEFIMYERKKGGGSGRTTEFGADRRNRSDYGDHDPYAYGNYGRSSYSSPNGGDRYEEPRNGEEKKPPTPLRDMKPERVFGKMHHLQQLLERFLACRPTGNAKHSRMVLIALYPIVSESFQLYADICEILAVLLDRFFDMEYPDCVRSFEAYASAAKQIDELCAFYAWCKDTGVARSSEYPEVQRITDKLLETLEEFVRDRGRRPKSPPKEAVAAPAVDKEPEQDMNSIKALPAPSDYKEEEPQTELPAKATAEPVKQPQQPDLVDLRENGLTAEDQSNKLALALFQGPSGGDGANGSWEAFPLTDGDSGVSSAWQNPAAEAGKADWELVLVETASNLSKQKAAMAGGLDPLLLNGMYDQGTVRQQVQAQASSGSASSVALPVPGRGMAPVLALPAPDGTVQTIGQDPFAASLSVPPPSYVQMAEIEKKQQLLVHEQVLWQQYAKDGMQGQASLSKLTNSTLMPIPVMPYGMPAAYNPAASGYYYPPTY, encoded by the coding sequence ATGAGAAAGGCTCTGGGAACAGTGAAGGACCAGACCAGCATTAGTCTGGCCAAGGTCTCGAGCAACATGGCCCCCGAGCTCGATGTGGCTATAGTGAAGGCGACCAGTCATGACGAAGAACCAGCCAGCGAGAAGTACTTGCGAGAGATCCTGAACATGACATCCTACTCCAAGGGCCATGTCAGTGCTTGCATTGCGACCGTGTCTAGGCGACTCGGTAAAACTCGTGATTGGATCGTGGCCCTGAAGGCCCTCACGCTTGTTCATCGTCTCCTCGCAGATGGAGACCCTGCATTCCAACATGAGATTCTCTACGCGACTCGTAGAGGGACGCGGCTCCTAAACATGTCTGATTTCCGCGATGAGGCACACTCCAATTCGTGGGATCACTCCGCTTTTGTTCGCACGTATGCTCTGTATCTGGATCAACGTTTGGAGTTCATAATGTATGAAAGGAAAAAAGGCGGGGGCAGCGGCCGCACAACTGAATTTGGAGCTGACCGCCGGAATCGATCTGATTATGGTGATCATGATCCTTATGCATATGGCAATTATGGAAGATCGTCGTACTCATCCCCAAACGGAGGAGATCGGTATGAGGAACCTCGGAATGGGGAAGAGAAGAAGCCCCCGACACCACTGAGGGACATGAAGCCAGAAAGAGTGTTTGGCAAGATGCATCACTTGCAGCAATTGCTCGAGCGCTTCCTAGCCTGCCGACCCACTGGCAATGCAAAGCACAGCAGGATGGTTCTGATCGCTCTCTACCCTATCGTCAGCGAGAGCTTCCAGCTCTATGCTGATATATGTGAGATACTGGCAGTCCTTCTCGACCGCTTCTTCGACATGGAGTACCCTGACTGTGTTAGATCATTCGAGGCATATGCTAGTGCTGCGAAGCAGATTGACGAGCTCTGTGCTTTCTATGCATGGTGCAAGGATACAGGGGTGGCCAGGTCGTCGGAGTATCCAGAGGTGCAACGCATTACCGACAAGCTTCTGGAGACACTGGAAGAGTTTGTGAGGGATCGAGGGAGGAGGCCGAAGAGCCCTCCCAAAGAGGCAGTCGCTGCACCTGCTGTGGACAAGGAACCAGAGCAGGACATGAACAGCATCAAGGCTCTCCCTGCACCTTCCGACTACAAGGAAGAGGAGCCACAGACGGAGCTGCCAGCGAAAGCGACTGCGGAACCAGTCAAGCAGCCGCAACAACCTGACCTGGTGGATCTCAGAGAGAACGGTCTGACTGCTGAGGATCAATCTAATAAACTTGCATTAGCACTTTTCCAAGGACCATCGGGAGGTGATGGCGCAAATGGCTCATGGGAAGCATTCCCATTGACCGATGGGGATTCTGGAGTGAGTTCTGCCTGGCAAAATCCTGCAGCAGAAGCTGGCAAAGCTGACTGGGAACTCGTCCTTGTGGAAACTGCCAGCAACCTTTCGAAGCAGAAGGCTGCAATGGCCGGAGGGCTGGATCCGCTTCTGCTGAACGGCATGTATGACCAAGGCACTGTGAGGCAGCAAGTGCAAGCCCAGGCTAGCAGCGGGAGTGCAAGCAGCGTGGCCTTGCCAGTGCCTGGACGTGGCATGGCACCGGTGCTCGCCCTTCCGGCACCTGATGGCACTGTGCAGACGATCGGGCAGGATCCGTTTGCAGCATCCCTCAGTGTTCCTCCACCTTCCTATGTCCAGATGGCTGAGATTGAGAAGAAGCAACAATTGTTGGTGCATGAGCAGGTCTTGTGGCAGCAGTACGCCAAGGATGGAATGCAGGGCCAAGCCAGCTTGTCCAAGCTGACCAACAGCACCCTCATGCCGATCCCGGTGATGCCCTACGGGATGCCAGCAGCATACAATCCTGCAGCCAGTGGATACTACTATCCACCAACTTATTGA